From one Enterococcus sp. DIV2402 genomic stretch:
- a CDS encoding sugar O-acetyltransferase: protein MELEETLQRMHSGQLYYSSDSTLGVEQGLYLEKLFHYNQLPPSKGAQKQALLKDMFAEIGDDCYIETPFHANWGGKHVYFGHHVYANFNLTLVDDCSIHVGNYVMFAPNVTIATGTHPIHPELRQKQAQYNLPVTIEDNVWIGAGSVILPGVTIGKNSVIGAGSIVTKNIPANVVAVGNPCRILREINEHDLQYYHKDKKIDI, encoded by the coding sequence ATGGAATTAGAAGAAACTCTACAAAGAATGCATAGCGGGCAACTTTATTATAGTAGTGATTCCACTTTAGGTGTGGAGCAAGGTCTTTATCTCGAAAAATTATTCCACTACAATCAACTACCGCCATCTAAAGGTGCACAAAAGCAAGCCTTACTAAAAGATATGTTTGCCGAAATCGGTGATGACTGTTACATTGAAACACCTTTTCATGCAAATTGGGGTGGAAAACATGTGTATTTTGGGCATCATGTTTACGCTAATTTTAATTTGACATTAGTCGATGATTGCTCGATTCACGTTGGTAACTATGTCATGTTTGCACCTAATGTCACTATCGCAACGGGTACGCATCCGATTCATCCTGAGTTGCGTCAAAAGCAAGCCCAATATAATTTGCCTGTCACAATTGAAGACAACGTTTGGATTGGTGCAGGAAGTGTCATTTTACCTGGCGTAACAATAGGTAAAAATTCAGTAATTGGCGCAGGAAGTATTGTCACCAAGAATATTCCTGCAAATGTTGTCGCAGTTGGTAATCCTTGTCGCATTTTACGTGAAATTAATGAACATGACTTACAGTATTATCATAAAGATAAAAAAATTGACATTTAA
- a CDS encoding rhodanese-related sulfurtransferase — protein MDYRVLLYYNYTTIEDPEVFAKKHLAFCKSIGLKGRILVAEEGINGTVSGTIEATEAYMEHMHADERFKDTWFKIDEAEGHAFRKMFVRPRKELVALNLEDDINPHELTGKYLDPKEFKEALLDEDTIVLDARNDYEFDLGHFRGAVRPDIRSFRELPQWIRDNKEKFMDKKVVTYCTGGIRCEKFSGWLLREGVEDVAQLHGGIAMYGKDPEVQGELWDGKMYVFDDRISVEVNHVDKNVIGKDWFDGTPCERYINCANPECNRQILTSEENEAKHLGGCCYECAANENNRYVVAHNISPEEREARLYAIAPEATA, from the coding sequence ATGGATTACCGCGTATTACTATATTATAATTACACAACAATTGAAGATCCTGAAGTATTTGCAAAAAAACACTTAGCATTTTGTAAATCAATCGGGCTAAAAGGTCGCATTTTAGTTGCTGAAGAAGGAATCAATGGAACTGTTTCAGGAACAATTGAAGCAACAGAGGCGTATATGGAACACATGCACGCTGATGAACGTTTTAAAGATACTTGGTTCAAAATTGACGAAGCAGAAGGACATGCGTTTAGAAAAATGTTTGTTCGTCCTCGTAAAGAATTAGTTGCTTTAAACTTAGAAGATGATATCAATCCACATGAATTAACAGGTAAATATTTGGATCCAAAAGAATTTAAAGAAGCGCTACTGGATGAAGACACGATAGTCTTAGATGCACGTAACGATTATGAGTTCGATTTAGGTCACTTCCGTGGGGCTGTTCGTCCAGATATTCGTAGTTTCCGTGAATTACCACAATGGATTCGTGATAATAAAGAGAAATTTATGGATAAAAAAGTGGTTACGTATTGTACAGGTGGTATCCGCTGTGAAAAATTCTCTGGTTGGTTATTACGTGAAGGTGTGGAAGATGTTGCCCAATTACATGGCGGTATTGCCATGTACGGAAAAGACCCTGAAGTTCAGGGCGAATTATGGGATGGCAAAATGTATGTCTTTGATGATCGTATCAGTGTTGAAGTCAACCATGTCGATAAAAATGTAATTGGTAAGGACTGGTTTGATGGAACTCCTTGCGAACGTTACATCAACTGTGCAAATCCCGAATGTAACCGTCAAATCTTGACTTCCGAAGAAAACGAAGCAAAACATTTAGGTGGCTGTTGTTATGAATGTGCAGCAAACGAAAATAATCGTTATGTCGTTGCACACAATATTTCACCAGAAGAACGTGAAGCTCGTCTATATGCAATTGCTCCAGAAGCAACTGCATAA
- a CDS encoding multidrug effflux MFS transporter translates to MEKNIESNKISLALLVCLVGFPQISETIFTPSLTEIAKGYQVSINVSQMTLSIYFLAFAFGVFFWGITSDYFGRRVAMNGGLFIYTIGCLLCYWSTDIILLFVGRVIQAFGASTGSVTTQTILRDNYQGKQRHTLFAQISAALAFTPAIGPLIGGFLGQYFGYKMVFLALVGLGTFLLIWSLKKLPETSSSKKNHLNYQKICQIGQRMIVDKYTWTFCVLIGVLNGVLFGYHSEAPSIFIEKFGFTQAQYGFIGIVVALATVLGSFISKQTLERLLPETIILLGTKIALIGSLGLLVVSLLPVSFNLLLLLYLVGIFSVLTGVGIALPNCLSLALVNFTDVAGTAGAFLSLGYYVIVSILTFCISTIHTGSISILPVFFLGSFLLIYWMQKR, encoded by the coding sequence ATGGAAAAAAACATCGAGTCAAATAAAATTAGTTTAGCGTTATTAGTTTGCCTAGTCGGCTTTCCACAAATTAGTGAAACTATTTTCACCCCTTCTTTAACAGAAATTGCTAAAGGATATCAAGTGTCAATAAATGTGTCACAAATGACATTAAGTATTTACTTTTTAGCATTTGCATTTGGCGTTTTCTTTTGGGGGATTACTTCAGATTATTTTGGTCGGAGAGTGGCGATGAATGGAGGATTATTTATCTACACCATTGGTTGCCTGCTCTGTTACTGGTCAACAGATATTATTTTGTTATTTGTTGGGCGTGTCATACAGGCTTTTGGTGCTAGTACTGGTTCTGTAACTACCCAAACAATCTTGCGCGATAACTATCAAGGAAAACAACGGCATACTTTATTTGCACAAATTTCTGCAGCATTAGCTTTTACTCCTGCTATAGGTCCATTAATTGGTGGTTTTTTAGGACAATATTTTGGATACAAAATGGTCTTTTTAGCATTAGTTGGTTTGGGCACCTTTTTATTAATCTGGAGCCTGAAAAAATTGCCTGAAACATCATCGAGCAAAAAAAATCATTTGAATTATCAAAAAATCTGCCAAATTGGTCAAAGAATGATTGTTGACAAGTATACGTGGACATTTTGTGTATTGATTGGTGTATTGAACGGCGTATTATTTGGCTACCATTCAGAAGCACCTTCTATTTTTATTGAAAAATTTGGATTCACCCAAGCTCAATATGGTTTCATTGGAATTGTGGTGGCATTAGCTACTGTTCTAGGTTCATTTATTTCGAAGCAGACCTTAGAGCGATTATTACCTGAAACAATTATTCTTTTAGGAACAAAAATAGCCCTGATTGGTAGTTTAGGATTATTAGTAGTATCGTTGCTGCCAGTGTCATTTAACCTTCTTTTGCTTCTATATCTGGTTGGGATTTTTTCAGTATTAACAGGGGTTGGAATTGCCTTGCCGAACTGTTTAAGTTTAGCATTAGTAAATTTTACAGATGTTGCTGGGACAGCGGGGGCATTTTTAAGTTTAGGTTATTATGTAATTGTAAGTATTTTAACCTTTTGTATTAGTACAATTCATACTGGTTCAATCAGTATTTTACCTGTTTTCTTTCTAGGTTCATTTTTATTGATTTATTGGATGCAAAAGAGATGA
- a CDS encoding UTRA domain-containing protein, which yields MAKYHEIAADIRSKITNGLYKKQEKLPKQTELADYYHTSRVTIQKALDLLHLEGLIYGRKGIGTFVTGPLSIFDYNAQTHRGLTKRLGELGEVTSQIISFGVLFPDEVEQKKLKIKKNEPIYDIVRLRLLDNEPLSLEYTIMPVQLIPGIDEDILKSSIYRYINESLNLEIGTSIRRIKADKADIYDQNYLNCDVHDPVLEVEQTVYLKNGIPFEISHARHRYDKGDFTVISD from the coding sequence GTGGCAAAATATCATGAGATTGCAGCTGATATTCGTTCAAAAATAACAAATGGGCTGTACAAAAAGCAAGAAAAATTACCCAAACAAACTGAGTTAGCCGACTATTATCACACTAGCCGCGTCACGATTCAAAAAGCTTTAGATTTACTGCATCTCGAAGGACTCATCTATGGTCGTAAAGGCATAGGCACCTTTGTTACTGGACCTTTGTCTATTTTTGATTACAATGCACAAACCCACCGTGGTCTCACCAAACGTCTCGGTGAATTGGGCGAAGTAACGAGCCAGATTATCTCGTTTGGGGTGTTATTTCCTGATGAAGTGGAGCAAAAAAAATTAAAAATCAAGAAAAACGAACCCATTTATGATATTGTCCGTTTACGCTTATTAGACAATGAACCTCTTTCGTTAGAATATACAATCATGCCTGTTCAACTGATTCCAGGTATAGATGAAGATATTTTAAAATCCTCCATCTATCGTTATATTAACGAAAGCTTAAACCTAGAAATCGGGACATCCATTCGTCGCATTAAAGCCGACAAAGCCGATATCTATGATCAAAACTACCTCAATTGTGACGTACATGATCCTGTGTTAGAAGTCGAACAAACGGTTTATTTAAAAAATGGTATTCCTTTTGAAATTTCTCACGCACGTCATCGCTATGACAAAGGCGATTTCACCGTTATTTCTGATTAA
- a CDS encoding PTS sugar transporter subunit IIC — protein sequence MEKFASVLGNIAAKINSLRYIIVIKNAFAALIPVIITGAFGTLFSAMIFDSENGLAKISTLSFLAELKPISSAVSYVTLSFLTIYAVFLIGIELAKLNKVDGVFSGIVAVMSYLSVNPTVFTVVNEDISVVAENVLAKQYTDTKGLFLGMFIAIVSVELYCWLGRQEKLQLKMPDTVPTNVASSFSALFPTVLTVVTIATAGFIVKAVTGMYAYDIIYNIVQRPLEGIVQGLPGILLLMFIAQIFWVIGIHGNQMVKPVREPLLLAAIAVNTEAFEAGKEIPNIITMPFWDMYMSMGGSGVTIGLLVAVLIAGKREDMKQITKLSLAPGIFNINEPVIFGMPIMLNPILAIPFILTPLITGTIGYIATSIGFAAKAVVMVPWPTPPLINAYLATAGDIGAVITQAFCIILSILIYLPFVFTTNRTKNETL from the coding sequence ATGGAAAAATTTGCAAGTGTTTTGGGAAATATCGCCGCAAAAATTAATAGTTTACGTTACATTATTGTTATTAAAAATGCTTTTGCAGCATTAATTCCAGTAATTATTACAGGTGCGTTTGGAACTTTGTTTTCTGCAATGATTTTTGATTCAGAAAATGGCTTAGCCAAAATTAGCACTTTGAGTTTTTTAGCAGAGTTAAAACCTATTTCATCGGCAGTGAGTTATGTGACGTTAAGTTTTTTGACCATTTATGCGGTATTTTTAATTGGTATTGAGCTAGCGAAACTAAATAAAGTGGACGGTGTATTTTCTGGGATTGTTGCAGTGATGTCTTATTTATCAGTGAATCCAACAGTTTTTACGGTAGTGAATGAAGATATTTCGGTGGTGGCTGAAAATGTTTTGGCTAAACAATATACGGATACTAAAGGACTTTTCTTGGGAATGTTTATTGCGATTGTTTCAGTCGAATTATATTGTTGGTTGGGCAGACAAGAGAAGCTGCAGTTAAAAATGCCTGATACGGTACCGACGAACGTTGCATCAAGTTTTTCTGCATTATTTCCAACTGTTCTAACGGTAGTAACGATTGCAACAGCTGGTTTTATTGTGAAAGCTGTGACTGGAATGTATGCTTATGACATAATTTACAATATCGTTCAACGACCATTAGAAGGGATTGTCCAAGGTTTACCAGGAATTTTATTATTAATGTTTATTGCTCAAATTTTTTGGGTCATTGGAATTCATGGCAATCAAATGGTCAAACCAGTTAGAGAGCCACTTTTGTTAGCTGCTATTGCGGTAAATACCGAAGCTTTTGAAGCAGGAAAAGAGATACCGAATATCATTACGATGCCTTTTTGGGACATGTATATGAGCATGGGTGGTTCAGGAGTCACGATTGGGTTGTTGGTTGCTGTTTTAATTGCTGGAAAACGTGAAGATATGAAACAAATTACTAAATTATCGTTAGCGCCAGGTATTTTCAATATCAATGAACCAGTCATTTTTGGTATGCCAATTATGTTAAACCCAATATTGGCAATTCCTTTTATTCTAACACCACTGATTACCGGAACAATTGGTTATATTGCGACTTCGATTGGTTTTGCTGCAAAAGCCGTAGTGATGGTTCCCTGGCCAACGCCACCATTAATCAATGCTTATCTAGCAACAGCTGGGGATATTGGTGCTGTGATTACGCAAGCTTTTTGTATTATTCTTTCGATTTTAATTTATTTACCATTCGTGTTCACTACCAATCGGACAAAAAATGAAACACTTTAG
- a CDS encoding glycoside hydrolase family 1 protein — MLEIQIPKDFILGAASSAWQTEGWQGKKAGQDSFLDKWYQEEFFVWHEGYGPAVATNFMERYQDDIQLMKEIHLTHYRTSINWARFFTDYEQLIVDEEYAQHIDNVIDALIEANVEPMLCLEHYELPAYLLEKYDGWSSKKVVELYTEYARIAFERYGNRVKQWFTFNEPIVIQTRCYLDAIRWPHEQNTKKWMLWNYHKVLASAKAIKIFHENQYEGRIGCVLNPEMVYARSTSPEDCQAKEMYDLFYNRVFFDPMIKGEFPQKLIDLCKQHAIYFDPTEEELQIIKTNPVDFLGINQYYPKRVQAPKYQWNPNTPFHPEAYFDSFELPGRKMNHSRGWEIYPQIMYDLAMYLKANYGDIPWLITENGMGSENEEHYLNADGTVQDDYRIDFIRDHLHYLLKAVAEGANCEGYMLWAFTDCVSPMNAFKNRYGLVRIDLQRNRQRSLKKSAHWYQSLIDNRVLHVEEMSYR, encoded by the coding sequence ATGTTAGAGATACAAATTCCCAAAGATTTTATATTAGGTGCCGCTTCATCAGCTTGGCAGACAGAAGGATGGCAGGGCAAAAAAGCAGGACAAGACTCCTTTTTAGATAAGTGGTATCAAGAAGAATTTTTTGTTTGGCATGAAGGGTATGGCCCAGCGGTTGCAACTAATTTTATGGAAAGGTATCAAGACGATATTCAACTGATGAAAGAAATTCATTTGACACATTATCGTACATCGATTAATTGGGCTCGTTTTTTTACAGATTATGAACAGTTAATTGTGGATGAAGAATATGCACAACATATTGATAACGTTATTGATGCCTTAATCGAAGCAAATGTTGAACCCATGCTTTGTTTGGAACATTATGAGTTGCCTGCCTATTTACTGGAAAAATACGATGGTTGGTCTTCAAAAAAAGTAGTTGAACTGTACACAGAGTATGCGCGGATTGCATTTGAACGATATGGTAATCGCGTGAAACAATGGTTTACGTTCAATGAACCAATTGTTATTCAAACACGTTGCTATCTAGATGCCATTCGTTGGCCACATGAACAAAATACTAAAAAATGGATGCTATGGAATTATCATAAAGTCTTAGCAAGTGCGAAAGCGATTAAGATTTTCCATGAAAATCAATATGAAGGACGCATTGGGTGTGTATTAAATCCAGAGATGGTTTATGCTCGCTCAACATCACCTGAAGATTGCCAGGCAAAAGAAATGTATGATTTATTTTATAATCGAGTATTTTTTGATCCTATGATTAAAGGAGAATTTCCCCAAAAATTAATTGATTTATGCAAACAACATGCGATTTATTTTGATCCAACCGAAGAGGAGTTGCAAATTATTAAAACCAATCCCGTTGATTTTTTAGGCATTAATCAATATTATCCTAAACGTGTACAAGCACCGAAATATCAATGGAATCCAAATACACCATTTCATCCAGAAGCTTATTTTGATTCTTTTGAGTTGCCAGGCAGAAAAATGAATCATTCCAGAGGGTGGGAAATCTATCCTCAAATTATGTATGATTTAGCGATGTATCTTAAAGCTAATTATGGAGATATTCCTTGGTTAATCACGGAAAATGGTATGGGCTCTGAGAATGAGGAACATTACCTAAACGCAGACGGGACAGTACAAGATGATTATCGAATTGATTTTATTAGGGATCATTTACACTATTTATTAAAAGCTGTTGCAGAGGGAGCCAACTGTGAAGGGTACATGTTATGGGCTTTTACCGATTGCGTATCCCCAATGAATGCGTTTAAAAATCGTTATGGGTTAGTTCGGATTGATCTACAACGTAATCGTCAGCGTTCATTGAAGAAATCTGCTCATTGGTACCAGTCATTAATTGATAACAGGGTATTGCATGTAGAAGAAATGTCCTACCGATAA
- a CDS encoding SPFH domain-containing protein: MKEKNTFHVNGYLGLFVLIGLMLAGIYVFYMGVTTDSVFQIVVSIVLWIISILFISSLTIVSPNQAKAILFFGKYLGTIKSNGLFITTPLTQKINVSLKVRNFNSSLLKVNDNDGNPIEISAVVVFKVVDTAKALFDVDYYQNFVEIQSETAIRHIATQYPYDSFSDDDVTLRGNTGLVSDELAKELQERLAVAGVEVIETRLNHLAYSTEIASAMLQRQQAKAILAARQTIVEGAVTMTQMALEQIEEGQEINFTDDRKVQLINNLLVSIITDRGTQPVINTGDVKEVKTR; encoded by the coding sequence ATGAAAGAAAAGAATACATTTCATGTAAATGGCTATTTGGGTTTGTTTGTTTTAATTGGTTTAATGCTGGCAGGAATTTATGTGTTTTATATGGGTGTAACCACAGACAGTGTTTTCCAGATTGTAGTTAGTATTGTTCTATGGATTATTTCTATCTTATTTATTAGTTCATTGACGATTGTTAGTCCTAACCAAGCCAAAGCGATTTTATTTTTTGGGAAATATTTAGGAACAATTAAATCAAATGGTTTGTTTATCACGACACCATTGACACAAAAAATTAATGTCTCATTAAAAGTTCGTAATTTTAATAGTTCTTTGTTAAAAGTAAATGATAATGATGGAAATCCTATAGAAATTTCAGCAGTCGTTGTATTTAAAGTAGTTGACACTGCTAAGGCCTTATTCGATGTTGATTATTATCAAAACTTTGTTGAAATTCAAAGTGAAACAGCTATTCGCCATATTGCGACCCAATATCCATATGATTCATTTAGTGATGATGATGTTACGTTACGAGGAAATACAGGGTTAGTTTCTGATGAACTAGCGAAAGAGTTGCAAGAACGTTTAGCAGTGGCTGGTGTTGAAGTAATCGAAACACGTCTGAATCACTTAGCCTATTCAACTGAAATTGCTAGCGCGATGTTACAGCGTCAACAAGCCAAGGCCATTTTAGCAGCACGACAAACAATTGTCGAAGGAGCAGTGACGATGACACAAATGGCATTGGAACAAATTGAAGAAGGCCAAGAAATTAATTTTACAGATGATCGCAAAGTACAACTAATTAATAATTTACTTGTCTCCATCATTACCGATCGTGGCACTCAACCGGTTATTAATACAGGTGATGTCAAAGAAGTTAAAACAAGATAG